In the genome of Pelmatolapia mariae isolate MD_Pm_ZW linkage group LG4, Pm_UMD_F_2, whole genome shotgun sequence, the window GATTGGACTTCCAATTCCCTCATCAACACTTTTACGCAGATATGTTTACTGATATTGTTGTGCATATTTTGATTGTGTTTGACTCGACCAGTCtttgaaaaacagacaaacccaATATGTTGCTGTTGATGAGAAAATCATCAAGTCATCTCCTTAGCTGGAGGGATGCAGTATTAGTCTGTTGGGGTGAATACACCCTGCAGGACAGAGTTGTCTCAAAATACtgatacagaaagaaaaatacacacacatttagaGCAGACAGGAGTATGTAAAACATCTTGACACTGGTGCCCAAAGCCCCAGGCTGACAAGCAGCGATGACTGAGATGAAGTCAGCGTGATGTCTACTGTCACAACATGTAATCCACCAAACACCAGTACAAATGCACATACACACCAGGACATTTCTCCTCTCTCCCACTCTCACACGTACACAcatttacatacaggtatataCGCAAAGATGCACTCCCTGATCGGACAGAAACAGGCACAGCATAATTCTGAACCTTAACCTCACATTACCCTGACGAGTCAGCAAGGACTTGTTTAGAGTTAAAACACAATGgatcaaaaaaaataaatctgtcaaTACAGTGATACTGACCCTGCTCAACTTTAACAAGCTacttaaaaagtaaagaagagcaAAGAGGAAAGGATAAAGACGACAcaagaaataatatttaaagCAAACACTGCATACATACAGTATGGCAAAGTTGCAAATTTTAAATTCTATGGCAAAGCAGAACTTTTGCTTGAGTCCAAGTGTTCTCGTTAGTTTAGAAACAATTAGTGGATGAAGAGATCAGTGGCCTACTGTCAAGgttgtgtcaaaaaaaaaaaaggccaaattTATCCAAGATTGTCATctccttttttcagtttgaaATCAGTAGTAAACTACCGTCTTTGGGATTGttggcaaaaaataaataaataatataaaataatagtataaaatagataaataagtaaataaaaacactcctgcacataaaaaaatcaaaaacacactaaacaaattaaaaatagtaataaaagtagatttataataaataataaaaaaatacatttacagaACAATTGAGCTTTGTTACCACTAACTCAGGCATCACACTTCGATCCATACTGACTTTGTGATGACCCCAGTACTAgtaggttttttttcctcagtaaaattaattttatctgtttaGAAAGCAGTGAAAGTATGCTACATTTAAATTGGGATATGTGCATGTTCAGCAGTTGCCTTGCTGTCTCGAGTATCAAGTGTTTCAGATGGCAGTAGCAGTCATACATTATCGATCAATACTTAGTAGGTAGGGCAAAAAAGGCACTTACCTTGTGGCAAAGCGACCATCATAATCCTCAATAGcaggctgaaaaaacaagtgTTAAGCAGTCATTGTGTGCTCATAGACCCACTACTGAATTATCTGCTGTATTTAAATACAAACACTAGATGGCAGCAGAAAGTGAGCAAAAGTCTGATTTTCACTTACTGCAGGATTACTCATTTAATTACGCAACATAAGACAAACTCAGGTGGGAGCTACAAATTAATTTAGCAAGTAACAAGTTCAGAAATGGTACTGTTCACTAAAAGGTACAGCGACATGTTACAGTACCTGTGTGCCAAAGCCTGCCATGCTGTAGGGGCGTGGGCGGGGCTGTGCTAGGCTTTGTGCCAGCAGTCGGGCAGTCAGGCCGTAGTCCGGTGTGGGCACTGATGCATCATTCTCCAACAAGTTCCCTGTACTGCTACTTTTCCCATGGTGCAGGCTGGAGGGGTAAGAAAACAATGGCCTCAGACTTGGTCTCATTCAGAATTATTAAGTGTGGCAGTGTTTATCCTGCATACTTCACTTTGAGCTTCTCACTGTCACTGTCAGGAAGCACGCGTGTGTAGGAGAACGGGAACCAGCCACGCCTGTTAAAAGTGCAGAGTTTGTTAAATGTACATGTGCCTATGGCTGCTCCTAATCGACAACCATTTAGCTTACTTTACAGTTTGGATTCGggcaaaacagaataaattatacATTACTTACATCTTGTTTTTCTCATTCTCCCCATAGTGCCAGCCATCACGCGCTTCAGGCACTAGCAGGGTGATGACATCTCCCTCGGAGAAACTAAGCAGGGTGCTGTTATCACCTGCAGCGTGGGAAAAGATGGCCTGGACACGGGAGCGCCCGTTCTTTTCCAGTCCTGCCGCCATCGAACTGGATCTAGGCAGGGTTCGTGTCTCTCCTGTTGGGTTTGAAAGCAGATATATGTGAGCAACATGATTAACATCAGGAACTGTTCATAGACTACTGGAATGACTTGAGCTGAACTAACTCAATGTAAGAATCGGTCAACAGTCAGACATAATAACATTAGCAGCTTTTGTTATACAATTCTGTACTTAACTGAAATCTTGCATATGATCATATTATCAACATTTTAAAGCAAActtcaccttttcttttttaactccaTATTCAGGTTGGAAGGTAATGTTTCACCATTATTGGAAAAATATTTGCAATGATAATTTTTATGCTCCTCAATGAAGGGAGAAAACAAAGGGAGTTTTGTAGTATTTGGATAACATCTTACCCACTGGGTTTTTATTCTTGGCGGGGGCAGGCCTGCGGACAGGTAGGGTATTGGAGTAGACGTCGCTGACCTGTCTCTGGGGCTGGACCTGGGACTGTACCTGTGCCTGGGTTGAAGGAGATGAAGGCCTAACTTGGGAAATAGACATTGCTGCTTCGTCTGCCCAGTATTCCTCTCCTTGGACTCCTGTTGTCCCATTGACCATGGACATGCCATCGGGACCCATCAGTCTCTGAAATAAATAAGCATAGATTCACtaagaacaataaaaaaaaggctTACAGTGTGGAATGCTGTAGCGGCAGTTCATCCTAATTTTTTGGATTAAGATGAAGTTTGGTATATACGGAATAGCACTGGAGCTGTAGACctacaaaatacatttcaaagtgACTGATTAAGTCTAGTAAGTTCATCTAAGTTTACTTTGTTGCTGCACTGCATGAAATGAAGACTTAACAGCTCATTAACTTGAGTGCCATCTTTAAAGTGAGACTACAGAGaaatgtttgtttgatttgCTTCCTTATGGAGGGCCAAAAGCACACGAGCCGACATAAGGAGAGCAGTGCTAGCTCTTACTCAGTGGTGGCCTTGAGGAAATGGAGTGAAAAAACTCCAgttaaataatttcattttctcTATAAAAACAAGCCGAAAGTATGTGTAAAATGCTAGGGATCTTAAATCTTTGACATCATATTTGAGAATTAAATTACAGAAGTAATATAAGGATCACTATGCACTGTGGGATCAGGCACTGGGGCAGAAGATCCTTTGAGTCCTGTGGGTTGTAGGGGCTCTGGGGAGATTGGAAACCAGATAAAAACTGGGTTCATCCGTGTGCTCTTCTAGGCCTTTGTCACTGGAATATTTTTTGTCTGAACAATGCTGGAGTGGGTGTGCATGCAAGGACTCACAGGTTTCCAAGCAGAAAATCAATGCTATTAACTAACATAATAAACAGCAACTCACTtattaacataaataaatattttctaaaCTTACTGCTGGGTGTCCAAGGCCACCACTCATAAAGACAGCCAACTCTGGGGGCACAGGAAGTGGCTGTGCCCCAGGAATGGGGTCTGAAATGACCAGATTGGATTTGGAGGTATGCAGAGGACTTGCACCCCCAAGGGCAGCAGAGCCCATCTGCTGGGCCAGGAGCATGGCCCTCTCCGGCAGCTTGTTTGGGTCTGAACAGGCCTGTTGCCACACTGGGATCTTCTGGGTCAGAAGGTCTTTACCCTGAAAGGAAGAAGGAAGTGATTTGGGGAAACCAGAGAAAACACATTTAGGTTAAAAGCAGAGATACTGTTGTGGCTGCAGTGTCACCAGAGAAAAAGCGCTCAGCTAAGcagccccccccccaccccccgcttaaaaaaaacaaaacaaaaaacaaacaagtcaaGTCCTCAAAGATATTTTCTTGCAGAGCATCCTTGACCACTGCCCTCAGTGCAGCTTTGATAATGTGTTGCGTGGGTGAGGCAGGCTAACATACAACCAAGCTGCCTACTGCAACATCTCACAGCCCGTGGACACggctgttcttttttaaaactaccAAAATACTGTACAGTTAAACCAAGATCACGTTTGTATGTCTGTATGGtacctacacacacatatgcatgcaCAAACTGGATTTTGTCACTGTGTATTGACCAATCTGCAGCTCACatcatctcttttttttctttgtgttacaCACAGGCAAACACACATTAGAAACCCTCTGGGAGAGGGTTCTTCAGTTTGCTGAAGGTGAATTCTTCCCACGCACACCCCCATCCTGATTAATGACTAGACTCcatgatgggaaaaaaaaagcagcaggagGATAGCTGGCACgtgcacgcatgcacgcacacacacacacacctcctctAGCCACATCTTCAGGCTGACAGTTTACACCCACCAGTATTCCCTGGAGACAGATGTACTCCATTACACATGAATTTGATATCCTTGAAAAATGGATAGACTTGTATTTGCAGTTTACACACAagctcacagaaacacacacacaccgacacacacacacacacatacaccataaatatataaactgaCTAAATCCTTCTATAACAACTCTCCACTACCTTTGATTGTATGCTATGAGGGGATATTTGCTTGGATTCAAAGGTTCTTGGCTTCAAATGTCAGCACCAATGTGAAAAATAACAAGCAGTTAAAAATTCTCTAGTGACTGCTGTTGTAAACAATATGGGCAAAAGGCTGTGTGCAATTTATTTCAATCCATCTTACTCTAGATTtggttttttaatgtcttttccTATTAGCctttaataaactgaaaaagCGAAGCCGTTCTCCACATAGAAAAAGGCAACCAGATGCAGGCAGGTGCACTGATGGATTACAGCTTCAAATATACCTGTCAGCTTGGCACCGTCTACGATGAtaatcaattttttaaaaacaaagaggCCCCTTTGAGCGGTCAAAACAAATGCAACTGAATTATATATACAAGTTTACTCTTTTTTTGCTGAACAGTGGTtcataatcttaaaatgactctGAGATAACAGATGGAGAGTAGTTGTTTAGACTGACTTTAAAAGCTCTGCACACGTCCCTTTTTGACCAGATAATACATACAACATGTTTCAAATTATCTAAATTAATACAACTACTGAAAACAGGCTAGGCTCCACATGGAGCTAAGCCTTGCCTACAAACGCTTGATAACTGAACAAATTATTACAGGAAATACTAACCATACAGGTATAAAATATTGTCTTAACCATTTATCCTATTTGGGGTCACCAGTGGGAGCTGTCATAAGTTGAAAGGTTGCCAGACgtttgcagacagacacacatcaATTCAGGCTTGCATTCATATCAAcgaccaatttagaatcaccaattaaagTATGACTGTGGAAGAAAGTCAAAGTATCTGGAAAGAGACCGTAGTCTCCACCCAGAAAGGCATGATGTGATAATTTAGTGATCTTACCTTGCCATGGTAGGCGCTGCTGTTCTTAGCCACAGCACACTGACGGTCGACTAGGAAGCAGTACCTGCGGCGCTCCTCAGACAAGGCCGTCT includes:
- the baiap2a gene encoding brain-specific angiogenesis inhibitor 1-associated protein 2a isoform X3, translating into MLWSEWVNWPVRVKDPKTWKRQSVGDVLFQMAEVHRQIQVQLEEMLKSFHNELLSELEKKVDLDARYLTAALKKYQMEHKSKGESLEKCQAELKKLRRKSQGSKNPSKYGEKEIQYVETISSKQTELDTFIADGYKTALSEERRRYCFLVDRQCAVAKNSSAYHGKGKDLLTQKIPVWQQACSDPNKLPERAMLLAQQMGSAALGGASPLHTSKSNLVISDPIPGAQPLPVPPELAVFMSGGLGHPARLMGPDGMSMVNGTTGVQGEEYWADEAAMSISQVRPSSPSTQAQVQSQVQPQRQVSDVYSNTLPVRRPAPAKNKNPVGETRTLPRSSSMAAGLEKNGRSRVQAIFSHAAGDNSTLLSFSEGDVITLLVPEARDGWHYGENEKNKMRGWFPFSYTRVLPDSDSEKLKVNLHHGKSSSTGNLLENDASVPTPDYGLTARLLAQSLAQPRPRPYSMAGFGTQPAIEDYDGRFATSDRSLEVYLRPSFSDDRAAPIFY
- the baiap2a gene encoding brain-specific angiogenesis inhibitor 1-associated protein 2a isoform X1 gives rise to the protein MVLAEDFTMSRTDEVHRLTENVYKTIMEQFNPCLRNFVAMGKNYEKALANVTFAAKGYFDALVRMGELASESQGSKDLGDVLFQMAEVHRQIQVQLEEMLKSFHNELLSELEKKVDLDARYLTAALKKYQMEHKSKGESLEKCQAELKKLRRKSQGSKNPSKYGEKEIQYVETISSKQTELDTFIADGYKTALSEERRRYCFLVDRQCAVAKNSSAYHGKGKDLLTQKIPVWQQACSDPNKLPERAMLLAQQMGSAALGGASPLHTSKSNLVISDPIPGAQPLPVPPELAVFMSGGLGHPARLMGPDGMSMVNGTTGVQGEEYWADEAAMSISQVRPSSPSTQAQVQSQVQPQRQVSDVYSNTLPVRRPAPAKNKNPVGETRTLPRSSSMAAGLEKNGRSRVQAIFSHAAGDNSTLLSFSEGDVITLLVPEARDGWHYGENEKNKMRGWFPFSYTRVLPDSDSEKLKVNLHHGKSSSTGNLLENDASVPTPDYGLTARLLAQSLAQPRPRPYSMAGFGTQPAIEDYDGRFATSDRSLEVYLRPSFSDDRAAPIFY
- the baiap2a gene encoding brain-specific angiogenesis inhibitor 1-associated protein 2a isoform X2, which encodes MVLAEDFTMSRTDEVHRLTENVYKTIMEQFNPCLRNFVAMGKNYEKALANVTFAAKGYFDALVRMGELASESQGSKDLGDVLFQMAEVHRQIQVQLEEMLKSFHNELLSELEKKVDLDARYLTAALKKYQMEHKSKGESLEKCQAELKKLRRKSQGSKNPSKYGEKEIQYVETISSKQTELDTFIADGYKTALSEERRRYCFLVDRQCAVAKNSSAYHGKGKDLLTQKIPVWQQACSDPNKLPERAMLLAQQMGSAALGGASPLHTSKSNLVISDPIPGAQPLPVPPELAVFMSGGLGHPARLMGPDGMSMVNGTTGVQGEEYWADEAAMSISQVRPSSPSTQAQVQSQVQPQRQVSDVYSNTLPVRRPAPAKNKNPVGETRTLPRSSSMAAGLEKNGRSRVQAIFSHAAGDNSTLLSFSEGDVITLLVPEARDGWHYGENEKNKMRGWFPFSYTRVLPDSDSEKLKVNLHHGKSSSTGNLLENDASVPTPDYGLTARLLAQSLAQPRPRPYSMAGFGTQPAIEDYDGRFATSDSPDGKLISTV